A single window of Vibrio gazogenes DNA harbors:
- a CDS encoding GumC family protein: MQEHFEDNANQQNDMIDLTHYLNLIKRNWFSIFIFSVLVTGLSVFIALSLKSKYTATATLLIESKERQAISIEDVVGIEPNQKEYYQTQFEILRSNQIAEKVIHKLALDQKEEFNPLLSQDKGIIETIKSYPVIAGLLGSTSEDEAPDPEYVRQKVLNAFKKNLEITPILKTQLVSISFTSEDPKLAAKIANEVGYAYIENNLESKLSATQYASSWITSRLSELRDQLADSEKALSDFLIKEKLIDDSGIESLASKQLASLTERLAQVRDERIETESAYKALTTGDVKDIASLSAIPSISQHPQVIDIRNAELEAQNEVNELSKRYGPKHDKMIAAQAKLKSIEDQAQRVTQKLIRGIGKELQATKEQEALLVQEVMREKNDFQTLTVKKSKYDSLQREVETNREILNLFLTRQKETTATSDFDSTSARFTDQALVPQLPSAPKRKLIVIAAFIASIGMAIGFIIMLDLLKNTIESTGDFEDKFGLIPMGGIPVVKSKRFRKKPIDSSIFTDEHEVVFSESIRSIRTSLLVSHIDRQHRKIAVTSSLPEEGKTTLSLNLAISFAKVEQVLFIDLDLRKPAVAERFGYKKYQQGLTNHLLMNTPLSECIFKDEASGLFVLPAGMLASNPQELLSSHQLKTLLTELEGSYDRIIIDTPPTLPISDSLIIGQHVDSVVLVVKANATKQAFVKKAMTKLISHQTTLAGVVINQVSQKSGALESEYGQYYGYAEN, encoded by the coding sequence ATGCAAGAGCACTTTGAAGATAATGCCAATCAACAGAATGATATGATTGATCTGACACATTATCTGAATTTAATCAAAAGAAACTGGTTCTCAATATTTATATTTTCAGTATTGGTGACCGGGCTGTCAGTATTTATTGCGCTGTCTTTAAAATCGAAATATACCGCAACAGCTACCTTACTGATTGAATCAAAAGAAAGACAGGCGATTTCAATTGAAGATGTTGTCGGTATCGAACCGAATCAAAAAGAATACTATCAAACACAATTTGAAATATTGAGATCCAATCAGATTGCTGAAAAAGTCATTCATAAATTGGCTTTGGATCAGAAGGAAGAATTTAATCCATTACTGAGTCAGGATAAAGGCATTATCGAGACGATAAAGTCTTATCCGGTTATTGCTGGATTGCTTGGTTCGACAAGTGAAGACGAAGCGCCGGATCCTGAATATGTGCGTCAGAAAGTATTAAATGCCTTTAAGAAAAACCTTGAGATTACACCGATTTTAAAGACTCAGTTGGTCAGCATCAGTTTTACATCCGAGGATCCAAAACTGGCTGCCAAAATCGCCAATGAAGTTGGTTACGCTTATATCGAAAATAATCTCGAGTCGAAACTTTCCGCAACTCAATATGCGTCGAGCTGGATAACGTCACGTTTGTCTGAATTAAGAGATCAGTTAGCCGATTCTGAAAAAGCACTCTCTGACTTTTTGATCAAAGAGAAATTGATCGACGATAGTGGCATTGAATCTCTTGCCAGCAAACAATTGGCAAGTTTGACTGAGCGGTTGGCACAAGTTCGCGATGAGCGGATAGAGACAGAGTCAGCCTACAAGGCATTAACCACGGGAGACGTGAAAGATATTGCTTCTCTGTCAGCGATTCCTTCGATCTCCCAACACCCTCAGGTGATCGATATTCGGAATGCGGAGCTGGAAGCCCAGAATGAAGTTAATGAGTTGAGTAAACGCTATGGGCCGAAGCATGACAAAATGATCGCAGCACAAGCTAAATTAAAATCGATTGAGGATCAGGCCCAACGTGTCACTCAGAAACTGATTCGAGGCATTGGCAAAGAGCTGCAGGCAACGAAAGAGCAAGAAGCCTTGTTGGTTCAGGAAGTCATGCGAGAGAAGAATGATTTCCAGACGTTGACGGTCAAGAAAAGCAAATATGATTCACTGCAGCGTGAAGTTGAAACCAATCGGGAGATTCTCAACCTCTTTTTAACGCGGCAAAAAGAAACCACAGCGACGAGTGATTTCGACTCGACGAGTGCCCGATTTACTGATCAGGCTTTGGTGCCACAGTTACCCAGTGCACCGAAACGCAAACTAATTGTTATTGCTGCATTTATTGCCAGTATCGGGATGGCGATTGGTTTTATTATCATGCTTGATTTGCTGAAAAATACCATTGAATCCACCGGTGATTTTGAAGATAAGTTCGGTTTGATTCCGATGGGTGGCATTCCGGTGGTGAAATCAAAGCGGTTCCGTAAGAAACCGATCGATAGCAGTATCTTTACCGATGAACATGAGGTGGTTTTTAGTGAGTCGATTCGTTCAATTCGAACCTCTTTGCTGGTCAGTCATATTGATAGACAACACCGGAAGATTGCGGTGACGTCATCATTACCCGAAGAAGGCAAAACCACGCTTTCTCTCAATTTGGCAATTTCATTTGCCAAAGTTGAGCAAGTTTTATTCATTGATCTCGATTTGCGTAAACCCGCGGTTGCCGAACGGTTTGGCTATAAGAAATATCAGCAAGGGCTTACGAATCATTTATTGATGAATACACCGTTAAGTGAGTGCATCTTTAAAGACGAAGCATCCGGTTTATTTGTGTTACCCGCTGGCATGTTAGCGTCTAATCCTCAAGAGCTGTTGAGTTCTCATCAATTGAAAACACTACTGACAGAGCTCGAAGGTAGCTATGACCGGATTATTATTGATACACCACCAACATTGCCAATTAGTGATTCTTTAATCATCGGACAGCATGTCGATTCTGTTGTGCTGGTGGTGAAAGCGAATGCGACCAAGCAGGCGTTCGTGAAAAAAGCGATGACCAAACTCATCAGTCATCAAACCACGCTTGCCGGGGTGGTTATCAATCAGGTCAGTCAGAAATCTGGTGCGCTTGAGAGTGAGTATGGTCAGTATTATGGCTATGCGGAAAATTGA